From the genome of Malus sylvestris chromosome 6, drMalSylv7.2, whole genome shotgun sequence, one region includes:
- the LOC126627051 gene encoding uncharacterized protein LOC126627051: MSGPSDRRFDLNLVEEAAPPSPDNIWRPSFVSPTGPLTVGDSVMKNDMTAAVVARNLLTPKDNRLLSKRSDELAVKDSLALSVQCAGSVSNMAQRLFARTRQVESLAAEVMSLKQEIRGLKHENKQLHRLAHDYATNMKRKLDQMKETDGQVLLDHQRFVGLFQRHLLPSSSGAVPRNEAPNDQPLMPPPSRVLSSTEAPNDPPPMPSLSGALPTAETSPKQPL, translated from the coding sequence atgtctggcccctccgaccgtcgttttgacttgaaccttgttgaagaggcagccccgccttctccagacaacatatggcgcccatccttcgtctcccctactggtcctcttaccgttggggattccgtgatgaagaatgatatgaccgctgcggtggtggccaggaaccttctcactcccaaagataacagactactttccaaacggtctgatgagttagctgttaaggattcgctggctctcagtgttcagtgtgcaggttctgtgtctaatatggcccaacgcctatttgctcgaacccgccaagttgaatcattggcggctgaagtgatgagtctcaaacaggagattagagggctcaagcatgagaataaacagttgcaccggctcgcacatgactatgctacaaacatgaagaggaagcttgaccagatgaaggaaactgatggtcaggttttacttgatcatcagagatttgtgggtttgttccaaaggcatttattgccttcgtcttctggggctgtaccgcgtaatgaagctccaaatgatcaacctctgatgcctcctccttctagggttctgtccagtactgaggctccaaatgatccccctccgatgccttctctttctggggctctaccgactgctgagacttctcctaagcaacctttgtga